Proteins from a genomic interval of Drosophila melanogaster chromosome 2R:
- the Nup214 gene encoding nucleoporin 214kD: MAQNAPDCEDTQDFQFKLHHKIVAFKKCGEPRSNVNLLAVSSSRGLLFAGSPTQPELKVIIVKDLVNAKSTAQQPQARLVPLPSIPNYIACSSDGNLLAVNHTQNGTSLLSIYAVLSFMTPDVRPVYNIRLAAEDHVHGVQLLWNPVLPNSLAVVLSNGALAMYALKEGGNFEMHSLDKNQQVKCGCWSPKGKQIVLGFPGGTVKQFKPDLTLAKTLLCPPNIHDAPFDTIAIQWLSTFQFAVIFLQHGEDCSPSLYILNAPKAGAPSYINYYDICYSMNGPRNHQFVFSHVPQWNLLLVVSANGVEVGIMRSTEAGDTPAWQQLTLLDEARIEMPLSEDKDETFPLGFAFDTSTTHQLTINEKKLQTMPMVHVLSSDGELLSFNFLNVLPTAVSVCSPPPPVADTSGQFKPLNMLLASEEEEQPAWAASPSKAPAATPAASSDISFAFTPNTVTSTPAPSKDKQPSLFSGFGAAAAKAPAPQLSFGTAPTSSPVSFGAPTTNAAKPTTPFGGFGTQATTTAMGSMFSASGANAFGGMALNKPAIASVTPRTAAPGSTVPATPASAPANKPLYTVPLTFTPVDTKPATSAPPQIADESLKPDDTEPIIKDMIALQIEAFSKDIQKQKEQTKELLKGIAAPSALRAYAKRLDDLQELNEQAKDVEFELDVQGLRQGLNEAYAIVAECRGKLEIYRKPEITRLMNSSSCDPSGRRMLARLQSYVAANEAQLRLAQQHVDLQWEQFQDVVRRNSKSRMHMPCLEGIYQRLTRLQNLTSNQRIVQNNIKSKLKERGLLQAALLDQEKSRTRTNEAVDTLTDSILTMSLSQVVDSNAAKLTRERLQKIRNIVQLQKINVICPQRPDRVGLKSEVILETKRRAEQIKRAAAKPATANKYTQAAVAPPSPPDVAPTPAVAPMPQATVTVAPPLPKPMPSIPSVVEKPGVPTHPTTPVATPFSFSQSIPFVKTSTVTPTTNTVTPGEAAKPGLSIFGGSTISSFSFGGGAAKSALSFGTGSPAVAAPTPKPNPLSAVEKPTPEPTKPKEQKAAESKEFKAVQPETEESKVPQKPKAETENKSFGFGGFTGTGGTVGNTSSSPFSFGGLGSSLGFGGTAAAVPKSEPSSTATTSVATSASTAPFGIFSAALAKPSNSEPITTVTSNTTTITSKPTNVIASSSVTDAPSVTTTNAVTSSTDPIGGLFSSVTICKPNTPADTTKPANIFGGGLSAGSFSFGGTIDASKGLFGSTKPVATAPTSVTEANNKTDPISTTPSAISTTTATTTVSSPAVVPAAVTAAVPATSSTTVTSSTAVPGSAFSFSNAFSTLSAGGAAAPTTSASAPLAAKSPTATSTGNNSSNSVFGGGFAVATSTAAPVASPFQSAAKSPVSSANIFGSIPKAETSVFGGATTAPSNTTAAATPDAPPAGLFASAAISNPSPFGSPTTRAPASGGNIFGQAVKPSVFGQPAQAGDSGGSIFGGGSASTPFGSSSIFGGGNTQGAVGAPAAGSTSIFGQKVFGQSSAAAPAAGGNIFSNPVGSPQASPFGGGGNSIFGSPATAPPASGGSIFGGGSSSGGFGSFTQTTPAQGGFGGGFGQGGGGSVAQTGFGSPQAPQQQTTTPGGFGAKPVFGGSPAFGASPTFGGGATFGSPKGFGGFGGASPVASPPPFGAAAKPAQGNIFETLGGQESGLSFGNLAQTGNSNAQKPAFGGSSFMNYR; encoded by the exons ATGGCGCAGAATGCACCAGACTGCGAGGACACGCAG GACTTTCAATTCAAACTGCACCACAAGATTGTTGCGTTCAAAAAATGCGGTGAGCCCCGCAGCAATGTGAACCTGCTGGCGGTCTCCAGTAGCCGGGGATTGCTCTTTGCCGGGAGTCCAACGCAGCCGGAACTCAAAG TGATTATTGTAAAGGATTTGGTCAATGCGAAGAGCACAGCCCAACAGCCGCAGGCGCGTCTGGTGCCACTGCCCAGTATTCCGAATTACATTGCCTGCAGCTCCGATGGCAACCTGCTGGCCGTGAATCACACCCAGAACGGCACCAGCCTGCTCAGCATATATGCGGTGCTATCGTTCATGACCCCTGATGTACGTCCTGTTTATAATATTCGCCTCGCCGCCGAGGATCACGTGCACGGCGTCCAGCTCCTCTGGAATCCCGTGCTGCCCAACAGCCTGGCCGTTGTTTTGAGCAACGGAGCGCTCGCGATGTATGCCCTGAAGGAGGGGGGAAACTTTGAAATGCACTCGCTGGACAAAAATCAACAAGTTAAGTGCGGCTGCTGGTCGCCCAAGGGCAAACAGATCGTTCTTGGTTTTCCCGGCGGCACGGTGAAGCAGTTCAAGCCGGATCTGACTCTGGCCAAGACGCTTTTGTGTCCTCCGAATATACATGATGCCCCCTTTGACACCATTGCTATACAGTGGCTGTCGACTTTCCAGTTTGCAGTGATCTTTCTCCAGCATGGCGAGGACTGTAGCCCCTCGCTTTACATTCTAAATGCTCCCAAGGCTGGTGCGCCCAGCTACATAAACTACTATGACATCTGCTATAGCATGAACGGCCCGAGGAATCATCAGTTCGTATTTAGCCATGTGCCCCAGTGGAATCTGCTGCTCGTAGTCTCGGCCAATGGCGTAGAGGTGGGCATCATGCGGTCAACCGAGGCCGGCGATACACCCGCTTGGCAGCAGCTTACATTGCTGGATGAGGCACGCATTGAAATGCCCCTAAGTGAGGACAAGGATGAGACCTTCCCGCTGGGCTTTGCCTTCGACACTTCTACAACGCACCAGCTGACGATAAATGAGAAGAAGCTGCAGACTATGCCCATGGTTCATGTTTTGAGTTCGGATGGAGAATTGCTCTCGTTCAACTTTCTTAATGTGCTGCCGACGGCGGTGTCTGTTTGTTCGCCACCTCCTCCAGTGGCCGATACTTCTGGGCAGTTCAAGCCGTTGAATATGCTGCTTGCTAGTGAGGAAGAAGAGCAGCCAGCTTGGGCAGCCAGTCCCTCCAAGGCTCCAGCTGCAACTCCTGCTGCTTCCTCGGACATATCCTTTGCATTTACACCGAATACCGTTACTTCAACCCCAGCTCCCTCGAAGGATAAGCAACCATCATTGTTTTCTGGCtttggagcagctgcagctaaGGCACCTGCTCCGCAACTATCTTTTGGTACTGCTCCGACTTCTAGTCCGGTTTCGTTTGGTGCTCCAACTACCAATGCAGCCAAGCCAACAACACCGTTTGGTGGGTTTGGCACGCAGGCAACGACTACTGCCATGGGAAGCATGTTTTCGGCTTCAGGAGCAAATGCCTTTGGGGGAATGGCATTGAATAAACCGGCTATTGCCAGTGTGACACCCCGAACAGCGGCACCTGGGTCAACAGTACCCGCAActcctgcttctgctccaGCAAACAAACCACTGTACACGGTTCCTTTAACATTCACACCAGTGGACACAAAACCAGCCACTTCAGCTCCTCCACAAATCGCAGATGAAAGTCTTAAGCCTGATGACACTGAGCCTATTATCAAGGACATGATTGCCCTACAAATCGAAGCCTTTAGCAAGGATATCCAAAAGCAAAAGGAACAGACGAAGGAACTCCTCAAAGGC ATTGCAGCACCATCTGCTTTGAGGGCATACGCAAAGAGACTGGATGACCTCCAAGAGCTCAATGAACAAGCCAAGGATGTGGAGTTCGAGTTAGATGTACAGGGATTGCGACAGGGTCTTAATGAGGCCTATGCCATCGTAGCAGAGTGCCGCGGGAAACTGGAGATTTATAGAAAACCAGA GATTACGCGTTTAATGAACTCAAGCTCCTGTGATCCCTCTGGCCGTCGCATGCTAGCTCGTCTTCAGAGCTACGTGGCTGCCAATGAGGCCCAGCTGCGTCTTGCCCAGCAGCATGTCGATTTGCAGTGGGAACAGTTTCAGGATGTTGTGCGGCGCAATTCGAAGTCTCGCATGCACATGCCTTGCCTAGAGGGAATCTATCAACGACTGACAAGACTACAAAATCTAACTTCTAACCAGCGAATTGTACAGAACAACATCAAGTCCAAACTGAAGGAGCGCGGATTGCTTCAGGCCGCACTGCTCGACCAGGAGAAAAGTCGCACCCGCACCAACGAAGC aGTGGATACATTGACCGACTCCATTCTCACGATGAGTCTTAGCCAGGTAGTGGACTCTAATGCAGCCAAGCTCACTCGAGAAAGACTACAAAAAATCCGTAATATTGTTCAGCTGCAGAAGATCAATGTTATTTGTCCCCAGCGACCAGATCGAGTGGGGCTCAAGTCGGAGGTTATTTTGGAAACGAAACGTAGGGCGGAGCAAATTAAAAGGGCAGCAGCCAAGCCTGCAACAGCCAACAAATACACCCAAGCAGCAGTCGCTCCGCCTTCACCACCAGATGTTGCACCCACGCCAGCTGTTGCACCCATGCCACAAGCAACTGTTACAGTGGCTCCTCCGCTGCCTAAACCAATGCCATCTATACCGTCCGTTGTGGAAAAGCCTGGAGTGCCCACACATCCGACAACTCCAGTGGCTACGCCATTTTCCTTCAGCCAAAGCATCCCATTTGTGAAGACATCTACTGTGACGCCAACGACAAATACTGTGACTCCTGGCGAAGCAGCCAAGCCGGGTTTATCCATTTTCGGCGGCAGTACTATTTCCAGCTTTAGttttggtggtggtgctgccaAGTCGGCACTCTCATTCGGAACAGGATCGCCAGCCGTGGCAGCTCCTACACCAAAACCAAACCCGTTGTCAGCGGTCGAAAAACCAACACCCGAGCCGACTAAGCCCAAAGAGCAGAAAGCAGCAGAAAGCAAAGAATTCAAGGCGGTACAACCCGAAACAGAAGAGTCAAAAGTACCCCAAAAACCAAAGGCAGAGACGGAAAACAAATCCTTTGGATTTGGAGGATTTACAGGAACTGGAGGTACTGTCGGAAATACTTCCAGCTCCCCGTTCAGCTTTGGCGGACTGGGTTCATCTCTAGGCTTCGGAGGAACAGCCGCTGCTGTGCCAAAATCTGAACCTTCCAGCACAGCAACCACTAGTGTAGCCACATCAGCTTCAACTGCACCATTTGGCATCTTCTCAGCAGCTTTGGCGAAACCATCCAACTCTGAACCGATCACCACGGTCACTAGCAACACAACCACCATCACCAGCAAGCCTACGAATGTAATTGCTTCGAGCAGCGTAACTGATGCTCCTTCCGTCACCACAACAAATGCAGTGACCAGCAGCACGGATCCTATTGGAGGCCTCTTTAGCTCTGTGACTATCTGCAAGCCCAACACTCCTGCAG ATACCACCAAACCAGCCAACATTTTTGGAGGAGGTTTATCCGCTGGTAGCTTTTCATTTGGCGGAACGATTGATGCCTCAAAGGGATTATTCGGCAGTACCAAACCAGTGGCAACAGCTCCCACAAGTGTGACGGAGGCGAACAACAAAACTGATCCTATTTCAACCACCCCATCAGCCATTTCGACTACTACTGCTACGACGACTGTGTCTAGTCCAGCAGTAGTTCCTGCGGCAGTTACCGCAGCAGTTCCGGCAACATCGAGCACAACGGTAACATCTAGCACTGCTGTTCCCGGCAGTGCGTTCTCCTTCTCAAACGCATTTAGCACCCTAAGTGCGGGAGGTGCTGCAGCTCCAACTACCAGCGCTTCAGCTCCCTTAGCTGCCAAAAGCCCAACCGCTACATCTACAGGCAATAACTCGTCGAATTCAGTGTTTGGTGGTGGCTTCGCAgtagcaacatcaacagcgGCTCCAGTGGCTAGTCCCTTTCAGTCAGCTGCAAAAAGTCCAGTTTCGagtgcaaacatttttggcagTATACCTAAGGCGGAGACCAGCGTTTTCGGAGGAGCTACAACTGCTCCTTCAAACACCACGGCTGCGGCAACACCAGATGCACCACCAGCGGGTCTCTTTGCATCGGCCGCGATTAGTAACCCTTCGCCGTTTGGTAGTCCCACGACTAGAGCACCAGCCTCTGGCGGTAACATTTTTGGTCAGGCTGTTAAGCCAAGTGTCTTTGGACAACCAGCACAAGCAGGCGATAGCGGAGGATCTATTTTTGGTGGCGGATCCGCCAGTACACCTTTTGGATCCAGCTCAATTTTTGGAGGAGGTAATACGCAGGGCGCAGTCGGCGCTCCGGCTGCAGGAAGTACttcaatttttggccaaaaagtgttTGGTCAATCATCAGCGGCTGCACCGGCAGCAGGTGGGAATATATTCTCCAATCCCGTCGGCAGTCCGCAAGCTTCTCCTTTTGGTGGCGGAGGAAACTCTATTTTCGGATCACCAGCAACAGCTCCGCCCGCATCTGGCGGATCGATCTTTGGGGGTGGCAGCAGCTCTGGTGGATTTGGCTCCTTCACGCAGACGACACCAGCTCAGGGGGGCTTCGGTGGTGGATTTGGCCAGGGCGGGGGTGGATCTGTGGCCCAGACAGGTTTTGGCTCACCACAAGCCCCGCAGCAGCAAACTACGACACCAGGTGGGTTTGGAGCCAAGCCCGTTTTCGGTGGATCCCCGGCCTTTGGAGCTAGCCCCACTTTTGGGGGAGGTGCCACCTTTGGCAGTCCGAAGGGTTTCGGTGGATTTGGCGGTGCCAGCCCAGTAGCCTCCCCTCCACCCTTTGGTGCTGCTGCAAAGCCGGCACagggaaacatttttgaaacgTTGGGGGGACAGGAATCGGGACTCTCTTTCGGAAATCTAGCACAGACTGGAAACTCAAATGCACAGAAACCAGCGTTTGGCGG ATCGAGCTTTATGAATTATCGTTGA